A window from Choristoneura fumiferana chromosome 22, NRCan_CFum_1, whole genome shotgun sequence encodes these proteins:
- the LOC141440398 gene encoding WD repeat-containing protein 48 homolog isoform X1, with translation MASTMRKKIQVSFVIRDEEERRHKNGVSSLQLDPIQGRLYSAGRDGIIRVWNTATGVQDRYIQSMEHHTDWVNDIVLCCGGKNLISASSDTTVKVWNAPKGFCMSTLRTHKDYVRTLAYAKDKEQVASAGLDRAIFLWDVNTLTALTASNNTVTTSSLVGNKESIYSLAMNPPGTVLVSGSTEKVLRVWDPRNCARLMKLKGHSDNVKALVVSRDGQQSVSGSSDGTIKLWSLGQQRCVSTIRVHTEAVWALLATENFTHIISGGRDKLVIITELRNPDNSIIICEESAPILKLCFTADQQGVWVSTSESDIRCWKLPPLNNLNSDTYNQNNYNPNNVYQTQPITNIPGGPAIRHYKVLNDKRHILTKDTANNVALYDVLKACKLEDFGAIDFEEEVKKRLKEVYVPNWFNVDLKTGMLTIHLGQDETDCLSAWVSAKEAGLTTEVDQKVNFGALLLQALLELWNHPSRVSDSGQKVIGNNFFSVPLHTPLIFSEVGGRTLYRLQVGDAGGETEGNLLTETVPAWVVDVAIEMAAPKLNKLPFYLLPHASCTTKQDRQKKDRLVANDFIQCRKVAEHVVEKIVGAGDGSPRAEPDPDERVELLCGEKVLDPNMDLRTVRHFIHKSNMEFTLHYRVLKQ, from the exons ATGGCCTCGACGATGCGTAAGAAAATTCAAGTGTCGTTCGTGATTCGTGACGAGGAAGAGCGTCGTCACAAAAATGGCGTTAGTTCTTTGCAGTTGGACCCTATACAGGGCAGACTTTACTCTGCAGGCCGAGATGGAATTATCAGGGTTTGGAACACAGCCACGGGAGTACAGGACAGGTACATACAGAGCATGGAACACCACACAGACTGGGTGAACGATATAGTGCTGTGTTGCGGCGGGAAGAATCTAATCAGTGCCTCGTCAGATACTACTGTCAAAGTATGGAACGCGCCGAAAGGGTTTTGCATGTCTACTTTACGTACACATAAGGACTATGTACGTACTTTAGCTTACGCGAAAGACAAGGAACAAGTAGCAAGCGCTGGCCTAGACCGCGCGATATTCTTGTGGGATGTAAACACCTTGACAGCTCTAACAGCGAGCAACAACACAGTGACCACTTCTAGTCTTGTCGGTAATAAAGAGTCTATCTACAGTCTCGCCATGAACCCGCCAGGCACTGTTCTAGTCAGTGGATCTACTGAGAAAGTCCTCCGAGTATGGGACCCTAGGAACTGTGCGAGGCTTATGAAGCTGAAAGGACATTCAGATAATGTAAAAGCGCTAGTTGTCAGCAGAGATGGGCAACAGAGTGTGTCAGGGAGTTCCGATGGCACTATAAAGTTGTGGTCTCTTGGGCAACAGAGGTGCGTGTCGACAATACGGGTTCACACGGAAGCAGTTTGGGCTTTGCTAGCTACTGAAAATTTCACACACATAATCTCGGGTGGCCGAGACAAACTAGTCATTATAACAGAATTACGGAACCCTGATAACTCCATAATTATATGTGAAGAATCAGCTCCTATATTAAAATTATGCTTCACAGCAGACCAGCAAGGCGTATGGGTGTCTACATCGGAATCTGACATTCGATGCTGGAAACTACCACCTTTAAATAACCTAAATTCTGACACATACAATCAAAACAACTATAACCCTAACAATGTATATCAGACACAACCAATCACTAACATACCTGGGGGACCAGCAATAAGGCACTATAAAGTACTAAATGACAAACGCCACATATTAACTAAAGACACAGCCAACAATGTAGCACTCTATGATGTCCTAAAGGCATGTAAACTTGAAGACTTTGGTGCCATTGACTTTGAAGAAGAAGTGAAGAAGCGTTTAAAAGAAGTTTATGTTCCAAATTGGTTTAATGTTGATTTGAAAACTGGTATGCTTACAATACATTTAGGACAAGATGAAACAGATTGTCTTAGTGCATGGGTGAGTGCAAAAGAAGCTGGATTGACGACAGAAGTTGACCAGAAGGTTAATTTTGGTGCGTTGTTGCTACAAGCATTGCTGGAGCTCTGGAATCATCCCAGTCGTGTCAGTGACTCAGGACAGAAGGTCATTGGGAATAACTTCTTCAGCGTGCCACTGCACACTCCACTTATATTCAGTGAAGTTGGTGGCAGAACACTCTACAGGTTACAGGTAG GAGATGCCGGTGGTGAGACGGAAGGCAATTTGCTGACGGAGACAGTCCCGGCGTGGGTGGTTGACGTGGCCATCGAAATGGCTGCCCCCAAGCTGAACAAACTGCCTTTCTACCTGCTCCCTCACGCTAGCTGCACTACGAAACAGGATCGACAGAAAAAG GACCGTCTAGTAGCGAACGACTTCATCCAATGCCGCAAAGTGGCGGAACACGTGGTGGAGAAGATAGTGGGGGCAGGCGACGGCAGCCCCCGCGCCGAGCCCGACCCTGACGAGAGAGTGGAACTGCTCTGCGGGGAGAAG GTACTAGACCCCAACATGGACCTGCGGACTGTCCGGCACTTCATACATAAATCTAATATGGAATTCACGTTGCACTATAGAGTTCTTAAACAGTGA
- the LOC141440398 gene encoding WD repeat-containing protein 48 homolog isoform X2, whose amino-acid sequence MASTMRKKIQVSFVIRDEEERRHKNGVSSLQLDPIQGRLYSAGRDGIIRVWNTATGVQDRYIQSMEHHTDWVNDIVLCCGGKNLISASSDTTVKVWNAPKGFCMSTLRTHKDYVRTLAYAKDKEQVASAGLDRAIFLWDVNTLTALTASNNTVTTSSLVGNKESIYSLAMNPPGTVLVSGSTEKVLRVWDPRNCARLMKLKGHSDNVKALVVSRDGQQSVSGSSDGTIKLWSLGQQRCVSTIRVHTEAVWALLATENFTHIISGGRDKLVIITELRNPDNSIIICEESAPILKLCFTADQQGVWVSTSESDIRCWKLPPLNNLNSDTYNQNNYNPNNVYQTQPITNIPGGPAIRHYKVLNDKRHILTKDTANNVALYDVLKACKLEDFGAIDFEEEVKKRLKEVYVPNWFNVDLKTGMLTIHLGQDETDCLSAWVSAKEAGLTTEVDQKVNFGALLLQALLELWNHPSRVSDSGQKVIGNNFFSVPLHTPLIFSEVGGRTLYRLQVGDAGGETEGNLLTETVPAWVVDVAIEMAAPKLNKLPFYLLPHASCTTKQDRQKKDRLVANDFIQCRKVAEHVVEKIVGAGDGSPRAEPDPDERVELLCGEKVLDPNMDLRTVRHFIHKSNMEFTLHYRVLKQ is encoded by the exons ATGGCCTCGACGATGCGTAAGAAAATTCAAGTGTCGTTCGTGATTCGTGACGAGGAAGAGCGTCGTCACAAAAATGGCGTTAGTTCTTTGCAGTTGGACCCTATACAGGGCAGACTTTACTCTGCAGGCCGAGATGGAATTATCAGGGTTTGGAACACAGCCACGGGAGTACAGGACAGGTACATACAGAGCATGGAACACCACACAGACTGGGTGAACGATATAGTGCTGTGTTGCGGCGGGAAGAATCTAATCAGTGCCTCGTCAGATACTACTGTCAAAGTATGGAACGCGCCGAAAGGGTTTTGCATGTCTACTTTACGTACACATAAGGACTATGTACGTACTTTAGCTTACGCGAAAGACAAGGAACAAGTAGCAAGCGCTGGCCTAGACCGCGCGATATTCTTGTGGGATGTAAACACCTTGACAGCTCTAACAGCGAGCAACAACACAGTGACCACTTCTAGTCTTGTCGGTAATAAAGAGTCTATCTACAGTCTCGCCATGAACCCGCCAGGCACTGTTCTAGTCAGTGGATCTACTGAGAAAGTCCTCCGAGTATGGGACCCTAGGAACTGTGCGAGGCTTATGAAGCTGAAAGGACATTCAGATAATGTAAAAGCGCTAGTTGTCAGCAGAGATGGGCAACAGAGTGTGTCAGGGAGTTCCGATGGCACTATAAAGTTGTGGTCTCTTGGGCAACAGAGGTGCGTGTCGACAATACGGGTTCACACGGAAGCAGTTTGGGCTTTGCTAGCTACTGAAAATTTCACACACATAATCTCGGGTGGCCGAGACAAACTAGTCATTATAACAGAATTACGGAACCCTGATAACTCCATAATTATATGTGAAGAATCAGCTCCTATATTAAAATTATGCTTCACAGCAGACCAGCAAGGCGTATGGGTGTCTACATCGGAATCTGACATTCGATGCTGGAAACTACCACCTTTAAATAACCTAAATTCTGACACATACAATCAAAACAACTATAACCCTAACAATGTATATCAGACACAACCAATCACTAACATACCTGGGGGACCAGCAATAAGGCACTATAAAGTACTAAATGACAAACGCCACATATTAACTAAAGACACAGCCAACAATGTAGCACTCTATGATGTCCTAAAGGCATGTAAACTTGAAGACTTTGGTGCCATTGACTTTGAAGAAGAAGTGAAGAAGCGTTTAAAAGAAGTTTATGTTCCAAATTGGTTTAATGTTGATTTGAAAACTGGTATGCTTACAATACATTTAGGACAAGATGAAACAGATTGTCTTAGTGCATGGGTGAGTGCAAAAGAAGCTGGATTGACGACAGAAGTTGACCAGAAGGTTAATTTTGGTGCGTTGTTGCTACAAGCATTGCTGGAGCTCTGGAATCATCCCAGTCGTGTCAGTGACTCAGGACAGAAGGTCATTGGGAATAACTTCTTCAGCGTGCCACTGCACACTCCACTTATATTCAGTGAAGTTGGTGGCAGAACACTCTACAGGTTACAG GTAGGAGATGCCGGTGGTGAGACGGAAGGCAATTTGCTGACGGAGACAGTCCCGGCGTGGGTGGTTGACGTGGCCATCGAAATGGCTGCCCCCAAGCTGAACAAACTGCCTTTCTACCTGCTCCCTCACGCTAGCTGCACTACGAAACAGGATCGACAGAAAAAG GACCGTCTAGTAGCGAACGACTTCATCCAATGCCGCAAAGTGGCGGAACACGTGGTGGAGAAGATAGTGGGGGCAGGCGACGGCAGCCCCCGCGCCGAGCCCGACCCTGACGAGAGAGTGGAACTGCTCTGCGGGGAGAAG GTACTAGACCCCAACATGGACCTGCGGACTGTCCGGCACTTCATACATAAATCTAATATGGAATTCACGTTGCACTATAGAGTTCTTAAACAGTGA